A stretch of DNA from Prochlorococcus marinus str. SB:
CCAAACGGCATTAGCCATCTGCTCATATCTTTTTGCCTGATCTTCCTATCAAGTTTAGGATTTAAGATTCTTATATCTTCAAAATTTTGAGATTTGAATAAGATATTTGCTTTCGCATTTAGCAATTCTGTTTCGTCTGATGATATTTTCTCACTTATTGGTGGGATCAAAATAGCTTCAGAGAGCATTACTGATTTTTCGTTGAAAACATCAAATAGCTGGATACATTTATTAATGTCTTCAAATATCACAATACTTTTAGTCAAATTTCAATCCTCAAATGTTTGTGTGTTATTCAAATTAATAAAATAAGATACATACACTATAGATTAAGTTAAAGTAAAAGATTAAAGAACCAATCTTAAATGACAAAAGTTCTCATTACAGATCCAATTGATAAAAAAGGAATCGATATTCTTTCACAAGTTGCTCAGGTTGATCAGAAGATAGGGATCTCAGACTCTGAGTTAGCTTCCATTATTGAAGATTATGATGCCTTAATGATTCGCTCTGGTACTCAAGTGACCGAAGAAATTATTAACTCTTCAAGTAAACTGAGAATCATTGGGAGAGCAGGAGTTGGAGTCGATAATGTAGATGTTAAAGCTGCTACGCAAAAAGGAGTCCTTGTTGTTAATTCTCCAGGGGGTAACACAATAGCAGCGGCTGAACATACTATAGCTATGATGTTGGCCTTATCTAGGCATATTCCAATTGCTAATAGTAGTACTTTGTTAGGTAAATGGGAGAGAAAGAAATTCGTTGGGAATGAGCTTTATAAGAAAAAATTAGGTGTAGTAGGTTTAGGGAAAATTGGTGCTCATGTAGCAAAAGTTGCTAATGCATTAGGGATGGAAGTTTGCGGATATGATCCATTTGTTTCAACTGAAAGAGCTCAACAAATCCAAGTTAAACTATCTGATCTAGAAGATTTATTCCAACAATCCGATTATGTAACTTTGCATTTACCTCGCACACCAGAGACAGAGAATTTAGTCAATATGGATGTGCTTAAAAATATGAAAAGTAGCGCAAAATTAATTAATTGTGCTCGAGGAGGCTTGATTGATGAAGAGGCATTAGCACAAGCTTTAAATCAATCATTGATTGCAGGTGCTGCAATAGATGTCTTTTCTAAAGAACCTTTGGAATCTAATTCACCACTTTTGAAGGTTGAAAAGAATCTTATTCTTACCCCCCACTTAGGAGCATCTACTCGGGAAGCACAAGAAAATGTAGCTGTTGATGTTGCGGAACAAATAAGGGATGTCTTGCTTGGTTTATCTGCTAGAACTGCAGTAAATATTCCAGGTTTGAGCCCTGATATTATGGATAGTCTGAAACCTCATTTGCAGTTAGCTGAAACCATGGGTCTGCTTATAAGCCAGCTTTCAGGTGGACAGATACAGAAACTAGAAGTAAAGCTTCAAGGTGAATTTGTTCAACATCCTTCTCAGCCATTAATAATAGCTAGTCTAAAAGGCCTTCTAAGTAAAGCTTTGGGAGATAGGATTAATTATGTGAATGCTTCGCTAGAAGCAGATTCAAGAGGTATTTCAGTAGTCGAGAATAAAGATGAGGCAAGACCTGAATTTGCTAGTGGTTCGCTTCAGTTAACCACTTATGGAGATAACGGCGACCATAGCGTAGCGGGAAGCATTTTTGCTGATGGGGAATTAAGAATTATTAGTATTGATCAATACCCAGTTAATGTATCACCAAGCAGATATATGTTGGTTACTAGGCACAGGGATATGCCTGGTATTATTGGCAAGCTGGGGTCTTTATTAGGTAGCAATAATGTAAATATTGCCTCAATGCAAGTTGGGCGCAAAATTGTAAGAGGGGAAGCTGTTATGGTTCTAAGTATTGATGATCCAATACCTAATAAGTTGCTTGATACCATTATTGAAGTGGATGGGATTACCAACGCTAATCCAGTTACTCTATGAAGTGGCTTTAACTAGTTAATGGAAACTAAAGATTGGTATAAACTAACTTTTCTGATAGAAAGTGATTCTGAAGAAATTATTATTTGGAAATTAAATGAGCTGGGAATATTTAGTTTTTCATTTGAATATTTAATTAAAAATGAAAATAAAAAAGAAGTTAATATATGGCTTCCAATTGATGATTGGGATGAGAGTTCTAGAAGTAGTTTTGAAAAAATAATTATCAAACTTTTAAACATTAATCCCCCTAAGAATAAATTTTTTGAATGGAGTATTATCAAAGAGGAGGATTGGTTAACAAGTTGGAAGAAATATTGGGCTCCTGAATTAGTAGGAAATCATTTTTTAATATTGCCTTGTTGGATAAATCTAAATAAAAAATTTAAAGATAAA
This window harbors:
- the serA gene encoding phosphoglycerate dehydrogenase, with protein sequence MTKVLITDPIDKKGIDILSQVAQVDQKIGISDSELASIIEDYDALMIRSGTQVTEEIINSSSKLRIIGRAGVGVDNVDVKAATQKGVLVVNSPGGNTIAAAEHTIAMMLALSRHIPIANSSTLLGKWERKKFVGNELYKKKLGVVGLGKIGAHVAKVANALGMEVCGYDPFVSTERAQQIQVKLSDLEDLFQQSDYVTLHLPRTPETENLVNMDVLKNMKSSAKLINCARGGLIDEEALAQALNQSLIAGAAIDVFSKEPLESNSPLLKVEKNLILTPHLGASTREAQENVAVDVAEQIRDVLLGLSARTAVNIPGLSPDIMDSLKPHLQLAETMGLLISQLSGGQIQKLEVKLQGEFVQHPSQPLIIASLKGLLSKALGDRINYVNASLEADSRGISVVENKDEARPEFASGSLQLTTYGDNGDHSVAGSIFADGELRIISIDQYPVNVSPSRYMLVTRHRDMPGIIGKLGSLLGSNNVNIASMQVGRKIVRGEAVMVLSIDDPIPNKLLDTIIEVDGITNANPVTL